The Phoenix dactylifera cultivar Barhee BC4 chromosome 17, palm_55x_up_171113_PBpolish2nd_filt_p, whole genome shotgun sequence genome contains a region encoding:
- the LOC103717329 gene encoding photosynthetic NDH subunit of lumenal location 3, chloroplastic-like gives MEDMIYKGSILRIKKCAFDLLSLEEDLVDDDEDSWELMGRDLRLKSTFLYCDLNHVISNARDEHKKTLTDLGNKLFYFMEELDQAVKSRSISLIQIRYNDAAHVLQEVIMSLH, from the exons ATGGAGGACATGATCTACAAGGGGAGCATCCTTCGGATTAAGAAGTGTGCATTTGATCTCCTTTCATTGGAGGAGGATCTGGTAGATGATGATGAGGACTCATGGGAGCTGATGGGAAGAGATCTCCGGCTTAAATCGACCTTTTTGTACTGTGATCTCAACCATGTCATCTCAAATGCTCGTGACGAGCACAAGAAGACTCTCACTGACCTTGGCAATAAGTTGTTCTACTTCATGGAAGAG CTGGATCAGGCAGTGAAGAGCAGAAGCATCTCTCTAATACAGATCCGTTACAATGATGCAGCTCATGTGCTGCAGGAAGTGATCATGTCACTTCATTAG